The proteins below come from a single Xyrauchen texanus isolate HMW12.3.18 chromosome 3, RBS_HiC_50CHRs, whole genome shotgun sequence genomic window:
- the LOC127631895 gene encoding peroxiredoxin-4-like, producing MDVSRCFKTSREWLGVVCAFLLLQSVVGERANGMKEQQCYSYASGHVYPGEAFRVPVSDHSLHLSKAKISKPAPHWEGTAVINGEFKELKLSDYRGKYLVFFFYPLDFTFVCPTEIIAFSDRVQEFKAINTEVVACSVDSQFTHLAWINTPRKQGGLGPMKIPLLSDLTHQISKDYGVFLEDHGHTLRGLFIIDDKGVLRQITMNDLPVGRSVDETIRLVQAFQYTDTHGEVCPAGWKPGSDTIIPDPAGKLKYFDKLN from the exons ATGGATGTCAGTCGCTGTTTCAAAACGTCCAGAGAGTGGCTCGGCGTGGTGTGCGCGTTTCTGCTGCTCCAATCGGTTGTCGGAGAGCGTGCAAATGGAATGAAGGAGCAGCAGTGTTATAGTTACGCCAGTGGACACGTTTATCCCGGAGAAGCCTTCCGTGTTCCAGTCTCTGATCATTCACTACACCTGAGCAAAGCCAAAA TTTCAAAGCCAGCACCACATTGGGAAGGAACAGCTGTCATCAATGGCGAGTTTAAGGAGCTGAAACTGTCAGATTACAGAGGAAAATATCTGGTCTTCTTCTTCTACCCACTGGACTT CACTTTTGTGTGCCCTACCGAGATCATCGCCTTCAGTGATCGTGTGCAGGAGTTTAAGGCCATCAACACTGAGGTGGTCGCATGCTCAGTGGACTCTCAGTTTACCCACCTGGCCTG GATCAACACGCCCAGGAAGCAAGGAGGTCTTGGACCAATGAAAATTCCCCTTCTTTCTGACCTCACTCACCAGATTTCCAAGGACTATGGCGTCTTTCTGGAGGATCATGGGCACACACTTAg AGGTCTCTTCATCATCGATGATAAAGGAGTTCTGAGACAGATCACTATGAATGACCTGCCAGTGGGACGCTCCGTTGACGAGACCATCAGACTGGTACAGGCCTTCCAGTACACCGATACACATGGAGAAG TGTGCCCAGCTGGATGGAAGCCTGGCAGTGATACG ATAATCCCAGACCCTGCAGGGAAACTCAAGTACTTTGATAAACTCAACTGA